The Stenotrophomonas maltophilia sequence GTAGTCTGCCCAGCTCGAACGCGGCACGGTGAACAGGCGCTCACGTTCGACGAACGTGGTGGCCGCATCCGGGTTCGGGTCCAGGAAGATGTGGCGGTGATCGAAGGCAGCGACCAGGCGGATGTGGCGCGACAGCAGCATGCCGTTGCCGAACACGTCGCCGGACATGTCGCCGACGCCGACCGCGGTGAAGTCCTGGCTCTGGCTGTCACGGCCCAGCGCACGGAAGTGGCGCTTGACCGACTCCCACGCACCGCGTGCGGTGATGCCCATGCCCTTGTGGTCGTAACCGACCGAACCACCGGAGGCGAACGCATCGCCCATCCAGAAGCCGTGCGCAATGGCCAGGCCGTTGGCGATGTCGGAGAAGGTCGCGGTGCCCTTGTCGGCCGCCACCACCAGGTACGGATCGTCCATGTCGTGGCGCACGACATCCACCGGCGGCACGATCTTGTTGTTGACGATGTTGTCGGTGATGTCCAGCAGGCCCTGGATGAACAGCTTGTAGCAGGCCACGCCGTTGGCGAAGATCGCATCACGGTCGCCGTTCACCGGCGGGGTCTTGGCGAAGAAGCCGCCCTTCGCGCCGACCGGCACGATGACGGTGTTCTTGACCATCTGCGCCTTGACCAGGCCCAGCACTTCGGTACGGAAGTCTTCACGACGGTCCGACCAGCGCAGGCCGCCACGGGCAACGGCACCGAAGCGCAGGTGGGTACCTTCCACGCGCGGGCCGTAGACGAAGATTTCGCGGTATGGGCGCGGCTTCGGCAGGTCCGGCACCAGCGCCGAATCGAACTTGAAGCTGATGACGTGGCCGTGCTGGCCGTTGGCATCGGTCTGGTAGTAGCTGGTGCGCAGGGTCGCGTCGATCACGCCCATGAACGAGCGCAGGATGCGGTCCTCGTCCAGGCTGGACACGCGGTCCATCAGCTTCAGCAGCGCATCGCGCGCGGCCTGCATCTGCGCGTCGCGGTCACCCTTGCGGGCGTCGACCACGGTCTTGAGCACCTTCAGGGTGGCGTCGTCGCCTGCAGCCAGCACGTCGAGGTGGGCCTTCAGCTGGGCCTGGCCGGCAGCGATGTCTTCCTTGCTTTCATGGCCGGTGGCCGGATCGAAGCGCGCTTCGAACAGTTCCACCAGCAGGCGGGCCAGCAGCGGGTAGCGCGCGAAGGTGCCTTCCACGTAGGCCTGTGAGAACGGCACGCCGGTCTGCAGCAGGTACTTGCAGTAGCCACGCAGCATGGCGACCTGGCGCCAGTGCAGGCCGGCGGCCAGCACCAGGCGGTTGAAGCCGTCGTTCTCGGCATCGCCGTGCCAGACGCGGGCGAAGGTCTCGCCGAAGGCTTCATCGACGCTGGCGGCATCAATCGCACCGGCGGTCGATTCGACCTCGAAGTCCTGCACGTACACCGGGGCGTTGTCGACCGACAGGCGGTACGGACGCTCGGCAATCACGCGCAGGCCCATGTTTTCCATCATCGGCAGCGCGTCCGACAGCGGGATGTCGTCCAGCTGGCGGTACAGCTTCAGGCGCAGGCCGTCACCGCTTTCGCGCGGCACGGCCTGCAGGCTCAGGCGCAGGTCGTCCGGGCCGGTCAGGGCGTCGAGCTGGCTGACATCGTTGGCGGCAACAGCGGTGCTGTTGTCTTCGATGTAGCCGGCCGGCAGCGCCTTGCCGATACGGGCAGCGATGCGCAGGCCTTCGCTCTCGCCGTGGCGGGTGACCAGCGCTTCGCGCAGGTCGTCCTGCCAGTTGCGCAGCACCTGGGCCAGCTTCTGCTCCAGTTCGGCGGTATCGACGTCGAGCATTTCACCCGGCTTCGGGCGCACGATCAGGTGCACCTGGGCCAGCGGCGATTCGCCCGGCACCACCGAGCTGTCCACGTACTCACCGTGCAGCGCTTCCTTCAGCATCGCTTCGATGCGCAGGCGAACGTCGGTGTTGAAGCGCTCGCGCGGCAGGTAGACCAGCGCGGAAATGAAACGGCTGTACTTGTCGCGGCGCAGGAACAGGCGGCTGCGCACGCGCTCCTGCAGGCCCAGCACGCCCATGGCGGTGCGGAACAGTTCGTCCTCGCTGGACTGGAACAGTTCTTCGCGCGGCAGGGTTTCCAGGATGTGGCGCAGCGCCTTGCCACTGTGGCTGGCCGGGGCCAGGCCCGACTGCTTCATCACGTGCTCGTGGCGCTGGCGCACCAGCGGGATTTCCCACGGGCGACGGTTGTAGGCGCTGGAGGTGAACAGGCCAAGGAAGCGCTGCTCGCCGATGATCTTGCCCTTGGCGTCGAATTCCAGCACGCCGATGTAGTCCATGTAGCCGGCGCGGTGCACGCGCGAACGGGCATTGGTCTTGGTCAGGATCAGCGCGTCCTTCAGGCCGGACGTGGCGTTCAGGCCCTGCGCGGCCAGGGTCTTGACCGGACGGGCGGCGGACTTGTCCTTGCCGCGCATCAGGCCCAGGCCAGTGTCGTTCAGCGGCGCCAGCACTTCTTCCTTGCCCTGCTTCTCGACGCGGTACTCGCGGTAGCCGAAGAAGGTGAAGTGGTTGTCGGCAGCCCAGCGCAGGAATTCCTGTGCTTCCTTGCGCGAGGCGTCGTCGACCGGCAGCTGGCGCTTGCCCAGGTCGTCGGCCAGCGCCAGCGCCTTGTCCTTCATCGGCTGCCAGTCGCGCACGATCGCGCGCACTTCGTCCAGCGCCTTGTTGATGGCCTGTTCGATGGCGGCCATGGCTTCGGCCGGCTGGCGGTCGATCTCCAGCAGCATCACCGACTCGGCATCACCCTCGCCGACCTTGACCAGCTTGCCGGCCTTGTCGCGGCTGAAGCGCAGCACCGGGTGGCCCAGCACGTGGACGCCCACGCCCTGTTCGGCCAGCGACATGGTGACGGTATCGACGAGGAACGGCATGTCGTCGTTGACGATCTGCAGCACCGTGTGCGGCGATTCCCAGCCATTGGCCTTCGCGGTCGGATTGAACACGCGGACGTTGGCCTTGCCGGCCTTGCGGGCACGGGCGAATTCCAGCGTCTCAGCCGCGAGAGCGGCCCACTCTTCAGCGCTGTGGTGCGGGAACTCGTCCGACTCCATGCGCTTGTAGAAGTCAGTGGCGAACGCCACTGCTTCGGCCTGTGCGGCCGCGGGGTAGCGCTTGCGCAATGCCGTGTACACCGGCTCCAGGGAGAAACCAGCGGTCACTGCGACCTCCGACTCTGCTGGTTTGGTCTTGTTTTTCACGGTCTTGGCTGCGGTTTTTTGCGGTTTCATGGCAGAGCGATGCGCTTGCTCAGTTGGGAAAATGAAATTGTAGCCCTACCGCACGAAAAGGCCTTGCTGCAGGACGGAATAAGCAGATTCGGGTTTGCTGCGGTTTAGACGCCTATTCAGTTCGCACCGGTATGGTGCTGGCGCCTGTTTCAGCACTGCCGACAGGATCGGCAAAACGTGTTACCGGAAGACACACGCGGCGACGCCGATGCGATTCCACAATCCTGAACTGGACGGTATAGTCCACCGCGTGAACCCGGCCTACCTCCCCGTTGCCCTCGATGCACGCGATGAGCGCGTGTTCGACGCCGTACGCGAACTGCTGGCCCAGCAGGGCATGCAGATGAGCATGGAGGCGGTGGCCCAGCACGCCGGCTGCTCCAAGCAGACCCTGTACTCGCGCTATGGCAGCAAGCAGGATCTGTTGCGCCGGGTGATGCAGCGCCATGTCGGCCACGCCACCGGCGCCATGGTCCGTGCACTCCGCACTGACGACCTGCGTGCCAGCCTGCTCCAGTTCGCCACCGACTTCCTGGAGCATTTCAACCAACCGCACGTAGGACAGGCCTGCCGGCTGATCGCTGCCGACGCGGCCCAGTTTCCCGAAGAGGCGCGTACGCTGTACCGGCATGGGGCCGGCGCGCTGACGCTTCATCTTGCTGAATGGATTGAAACCGTTTGCATGCGCGGCCAGCTTCGGCATGACGACCCGCACTTCATGGCCGAACTGCTGCTGAGCATGATCGCCGGTCAGGATTTCGACAAACAGCGCTTCCATACCCCCCATCGTGATGACGCGCTGCTGCGTCGGCGCTGGGCAGAGTTCTCCGTCGACAGCTTCCTGCGCGCATTCGCGCCACAGCCGTTGCCGGCCCCGCCTACAAACCAACCCCGGAGTTCCTCCTGATGACCGCCCCACTCCGCACCCTTGCCTTGACGTGCGCCGTTGCTGTCGCGCTGGCTGCCTGCAAGAAGCCGGAACAGCAGATGCCCCCGCCGCCGGAGGTGGGCGTGATCGACGCCAAGCCGCAGACCCTGCCGCTGCAGCGCGAGCTGGTCGGCCGCCTGTCGCCGTTCCGCAGCGCCGACGTGCGCGCGCGCGTGCCGGGCGTGCTGCTCAAGCGCGTCTACCAGGAAGGCTCGCAGGTCAAGCAGGGCCAGACCCTGTTCCTGATCGACCCGGCCCCGCTGCGCGCCTCGCTCAACGCCTCCGAAGCACAGCTGGCCTCGGCCCGCGCCACCTATGCCAATGCCAAGGTGGCCGCTGATCGCGCCCGCTCCCTGGCGCCGCAGCAGTTCGTCTCCAAGTCCGACCTGGACAACGCTGAATCGGCCGAGCGCACCGCGCTGGCCGCGGTCAAGCAGGCCGAGGCGGCGGTGACCTCTTCGCGCATCAACCTGGGCTACACCGAAGTGACCGCACCGATCAGCGGCGTGGCCAACAAGCAGCAGGTCACCGAGGGCGCGCTGGTCGGCCAGGGCGACGTGACCCTGCTGACCACCGTCGACCAGCTCGATCCGCTGTACGTGAACTTCTCGCTGAGCGTGGACGAACTGAGCCAGCTCCGCGCCCAGCAGGCCAAGGGTGCGCTGGCACTGTCCGGTGACGGCAAGGCCACCGTCAGCGTCAAGCTGGCCGATGGCAGCACCTACAGCGAGCCGGGCACCCTGGACTTCTCCTCGACCACGGTCGACCCGGCCACCGGCGCGGTGTCGCTGCGTGCGCTGCTGCCGAACCCGCAGCAGATCCTGCTGCCGGGTGCCTTCGTCAGCTTCCAGGCCAACCTGGGCGAGCGCAACAACGCCTACCTAGTGCCGCAGCAGGCGCTGCTGCGTGACACCACCGGCGGCTACGTGATGGTGGTGGGCGCCGATGGCAAGGTCGTTCGCAAGAACGTCAAGACCGACGGCGCGCAGAACGGCAACTGGCTGGTCAGCGACGGCCTGGCCGCCGGTGACAAGGTGATCGTGGCCGGCGTGCAGAAGGTCAAGGAAGGTGCACCGGCGGTGGCCAAGCCGTGGACCCCAGGCCAGGACGCCAACGGCAAGCCTGCCGCAGGCGGCGCGCCGGCAGGTGCAGCACCGGCCGCAGGCAAGGCACCGGCCGACGCGACCAAGCCCGAGCAGGCCGATGCGGCCAAGCCGGCCGCCACCGATTCGAACAAGCAGTAACGGGAACCTTCCGTCATGCCTAAATTTTTCATCGAACATCCAGTCTTCGCCTGGGTGGTTGCGATCCTGATCTCGCTCAGCGGCGTGATCGCGATCCTCAACCTGGGCGTGGAGTCCTATCCCAACATCGCCCCGCCGCAGGTCACCGTCTCGGCGACCTACCCGGGCGCCAGTGCCGACACCACGGAAAAATCGGTCACCCAGGTGATCGAGCAGCAGCTGACCGGTATCGATCACCTGCTGTATTTCAGTTCCTCGTCCGCCTCCAACGGCCGTGCGCAGATCACCCTGACCTTCGAGACCGGTACCGATCCGGACATCGCCCAGGTGCAGGTGCAGAACAAGGTCTCGCTGGCCACGCCCCGACTGCCTTCGGAAGTGACCCAGCAGGGCGTGGTGGTGGCCAAGGCCAATGCCGGCTTCCTGATGGTGATCGCGCTGCAGTCCGATACGCCGGCCATCAACCGTGATGCCCTGAACGATATCGTCGGTTCGCGCGTGCTCGACCAGGTTTCGCGCATCCCAGGCGTCGGCAGCACCCAGCAGTTTGGTTCCGAGTACGCCATGAACATCTGGCTGAACCCGGAAAAGATGCAGGGCTACGGCCTGTCGGCCAGCCAGGTGCTGGCGGCAGTGCGCGCGCAGAACGTGCAGTTCGCCGCCGGTGCGCTGGGTTCGGACCCGTCGCCGGAAGGCCAGCACTTCACCGCCACGGTCTCGGCCGAAGGCCGCTTCAGCTCGCCGCAGGAGTTCGAGAACATCATCCTGCGCGCGAATCCTGACGGCTCGCGGGTGCTGCTGAAGGACATCGCCCGCGTTGCCTTCGGTGCCAACAACTACGGCTTCGACACCCAGTACAACGGCAAGCCGACCGGCGCCTTCGCCATCCAGCTGCTGCCGGGCGCCAACGCCCTGAACGTGGCCGATGCGGTGCGCGCCAAGATGGACGAGCTGCAGCCCAGCTTCCCGTCCGGCGTGACCTGGTTCTCGCCGTACGACAGCACCACCTTCGTCAAGATCTCGATCCAGGAAGTGGTCAAGACCCTGTTCGAAGCAGTGTTCCTGGTGTTCCTGGTGATGCTGATCTTCCTGCAGAACTTCCGCGCCACCCTGATCCCGACCCTGGTCATCCCGGTGGCCCTGCTCGGCACCTTCCTGGGCATGTGGATGATCGGCTTCACGATCAACCAGCTGACCCTGTTCGCGATGGTGCTGGCGATCGGCATCGTGGTCGATGACGCGATCGTGGTGATCGAGAACGTCGAACGCATCATGACCGAGGAGGGCCTGGCGCCGAAGCCGGCCACGCAGAAGGCGATGACCCAGATCACCGGCGCGGTGGTGGCGATCACCGTCGTACTGGCTGCGGTGTTCATTCCGTCCGCCCTGCAGGGCGGCGCCGCCGGTGAGATCTACAAGCAGTTCGCGCTGACCATCGCCATCTCGATGGCGTTCTCGGCGTTCCTGGCCCTGGGCTTCACCCCGGCGCTGTGCGCGACCTTCCTCAAGCCGACGCACAACGACAACCCGAACATCATCTACCGCACCTTCAACAAGTACTACGACAAGATCAGCCACACCTATGTGGGCCACATCACCTCGGCGGTGCGCCATGCGCCGCGCTGGATGATCCTGTTCGTGGTATTGACCGCTCTGTGCGGCTTCCTGTTCACCCGCATGCCGGGCAGCTTCCTGCCGGAAGAAGACCAGGGCTATGCATTGGCGATCGTGCAGCTGCCGCCGGGCTCGACCAAGGGCCAGACCAACGAAGTGTTCGCGCAGATGCGTGGCATCCTGGAAAAGCAGGATGGCTATGAAGGCATGCTGCAGGTGGCCGGCTTCAGCTTCGTCGGTTCCGGCGAGAACGTGGGCATGGGCTTCATCCGCCTGAAGCCGTGGGAGGAACGCAAGTTCACCGCGCCGGAGTTCATCCAGAACATGAACGGCGCGTTCTACGGCATCAAGGAAGCGCAGATCTTCGTGGTCAACCTGCCCACCGTGCAGGGCCTTGGCCAGTTCGGTGGTTTCGACATGTGGCTGCAGGACCGTAGCGGTGCCGGTTACGAGCAGCTGACCCAGGCCCGGAACATCCTGCTCGGCCAGGCCGCGCAGAAGCCGGACCACCTGGTCGGCGTGCGCCCGAACGGCCTGGAAAACGCGCCGCAGCTGCAGCTGCACGTGGACCGCGTGCAGGCGCAGTCCATGGGCATGTCGGTGTCGGACGTGTACAGCACCATCCAGCTGATGCTGGCCCCGGTGTACGTGAACGACTTCTTCTACGAAGGCCGCATCAAGCGCGTGACCATGCAGGCTGATGGCCCGTACCGCACCGGCCAGGAGTCGCTGAAGAGCTTCTACAGCCCGTCCAGCCTGACCGCCAATGCCGACGGCACCAACGCGATGATCCCGCTCAACACGGTGGTCAAGTCCGAGTGGGTATCCGCGCCGCCGTCGCTGAGCCGCTACAACGGCTACTCGGCGATCAACATCGTCGGTTCGCAGGCGCCGGGCACCAGCTCGGGCGAAGCGATGCAGACCATGGAAGGCATCGTCAACGACGACCTGCCGGCCGGCTTCGGCTACGACTGGTCGGGCATGTCCTACCAGGAAATCCTGGCCGGCAACGCCGCGACCCTGCTGCTGGTGCTGTCCATCGTGGTGGTGTTCCTGTGCCTGGCCGCGCTGTATGAAAGCTGGTCGATCCCGGTGGCGGTGCTGCTGGTGGTGCCGCTGGGCGTGCTCGGTGCACTCGGCCTGTCGATGCTGCGTGGCCTGCCCAACGACCTGTTCTTCAAGATCGGCCTGATCACCGTGATCGGCCTGGCAGCGAAGAACGCGATCCTGATCGTGGAGTTCGCGGTGGAGCAGCGTGCAGCCGGCAAGAACCTGCGCGATGCCACCATCGAGGCGGCCCGCCTGCGTTTCCGCCCGATCCTGATGACCTCGTTCGCGTTCATCATGGGCGTGATCCCGATGGCGATCTCCACCGGCGCCGGCGCCAACTCCCGCCACGCCATCGGTACCGGCGTGATCGGCGGCATGCTGTTCGCCACCCTGCTCGGCCTGCTGATGATCCCGGTGTTCTTCGTGGTCGTGCGCCGCATGCTGGGTGACAAGCTGGATGAACCGTCCAAGGAGTTCCTGGAACGCCAGCGCGACGCGGAATCCGCGCATCGTCCGGATCGTTGATCCGGCGGTGAGCTGAAACGAAAAGGCCCCGGAGCGATCCGGGGCCTTTTTTCTTGCCACATTTGAATCCATGCCAACCAAGGTTGGCATCTACCAGGGCAACGGCATGCCCGGTAGCCGCCAACCTTGTTGGCGCTGTTCGGGCAACGTCTCAGCGCAGCAGCGCCACCACCACGCACACGGCCACAACCGCCATCGCAGGCCATTGCATCGGCAGGAAGAAGAAGTGATGCGGAGCATGCTGGCCATGTGCACGCGGCTTTCGATTGAGCACGAAACCCAGCACTGTATTGATTGCCGAGCCAAGGCCGAACGCCAACAGGACCTGGCCGAGTGACGTATTGCCCCGACCCACCGCAGGATCGGGGAACAGAACCAGGATGAGCAGCACGGCAGCAATCGGCGTGAGCAGGGTCAGCACCCCTGCGCCTCGATAGATGAGCATGTGGTGGTGTCCATGAACGGCCGGGCATTCTGCGATCATCGAGCCGGAATGCCAATTGATCGTTGGCCTGCCGACTGCCCAGAGACCGGTCGCATATGGCCTGCACCGGAAAGCCCCTTCCACTGCAGCCATGGGAGTCCCCGACACCGAGGCGCTCAAGGCGTCTACCGGTTTCGCAGAAGTCCCCCGCTTTGGATTCATGGGCGCGCAGAAGTGCGGCACGCCCGGATCGTTGCTATCCAGATGCCTCCAAGGCAATCGATCCGATGCCGTCCAGGAGACCGTTCATGGAAAGAGCACCACTACGACTCTTCAGCCGTCCCGCCCTGCTGCTTGGCGCCCTCTTCGCGGCCAGCAGCATCCAGGACGCCCATGCGGCAGGCGTCCTCGTCTGCGACAACTGTCGCGATCCACGCGCGCTGGCGCTGTCCTCGGGAACGGGGCCCACCATCGTCGCCGACTTCCAGCAGCGCCGGATCCATGGCTTCGACGTGGAATACGATCGCGAGCTGCGCCGCTATCGCGCAACAAGGGCGCAGATTACCGAATCGATCAGTGCATCCTTCAACCGGATCATGGGCATGCTCGACAACAATGTGCCGACCACTCAGTTCGCCTCGCGGCAGACGGCAGGCAGAGGTGCCCAGTTCGAAGTGCATCCGGATGACCCGCAATCGGCCAACGGCATACGATTCCCGGAAGAACACAGGAACCTCAATGCCTACGATGTCGTGCAGATGGCAACCGAGCGTTTCAGACTGGAGAGCGCCATGGGCAAGGCATTCACCGGCGCCACGACATCGTCGAGGGCCTGGAACAGCATGGCGACATTCCTGTCCTCGATCGGCCTGAGCTTCGTCAGCAAGGCCCTGGGAATGGAAGGGATATCGTCTGCCGATTGCCACGTTGATCGCACAAGCGATACGGGGCGGCAATCGCCGCCCCGTCGTGTCCATCAGCGCAGCCCGGTCTCGTTGCGGGCGATCACCAGGCGCTGGATCTCCGAGGTGCCTTCGTAGATCTCGGTGATCTTGGCATCACGGAAGTAACGCTCCAGCGGCATTTCCTTTGAATAGCCCATGCCGCCATGGATCTGCACGGCCTGGTGGGTGATCCACATCGCGGCTTCCGAAGCGGTCAGCTTGGCCACCGCCGCTTCGGTGCTGAAGCGCTTGCCCTGGCCCTTCACCCACGCCGCGCGCAGGGTCAGCAGCAGCGCTGCGTCCAGCTTGCACTTCATGTCGGCGATCTTGGCCTGGGTCATCTGGAAGGTACCGATGGCCGCGCCGAACGCCTTGCGCTCCTTCACGTACTCCAGGGTCGCTTCATAGGCGGCACGGGCGATGCCGATGGCCTGCGAGGCGATACCGATGCGGCCCGCGTCGAGCACGCTCATGGCGATCTTGAAGCCCTCGCCTTCCTGGCCCAGCACGTCTTCGGCCTGCGCCACATAGTCGTTGAACTCGATCTCGCAGGTGGCCGAGGCA is a genomic window containing:
- a CDS encoding efflux RND transporter periplasmic adaptor subunit, which gives rise to MTAPLRTLALTCAVAVALAACKKPEQQMPPPPEVGVIDAKPQTLPLQRELVGRLSPFRSADVRARVPGVLLKRVYQEGSQVKQGQTLFLIDPAPLRASLNASEAQLASARATYANAKVAADRARSLAPQQFVSKSDLDNAESAERTALAAVKQAEAAVTSSRINLGYTEVTAPISGVANKQQVTEGALVGQGDVTLLTTVDQLDPLYVNFSLSVDELSQLRAQQAKGALALSGDGKATVSVKLADGSTYSEPGTLDFSSTTVDPATGAVSLRALLPNPQQILLPGAFVSFQANLGERNNAYLVPQQALLRDTTGGYVMVVGADGKVVRKNVKTDGAQNGNWLVSDGLAAGDKVIVAGVQKVKEGAPAVAKPWTPGQDANGKPAAGGAPAGAAPAAGKAPADATKPEQADAAKPAATDSNKQ
- a CDS encoding NAD-glutamate dehydrogenase gives rise to the protein MKPQKTAAKTVKNKTKPAESEVAVTAGFSLEPVYTALRKRYPAAAQAEAVAFATDFYKRMESDEFPHHSAEEWAALAAETLEFARARKAGKANVRVFNPTAKANGWESPHTVLQIVNDDMPFLVDTVTMSLAEQGVGVHVLGHPVLRFSRDKAGKLVKVGEGDAESVMLLEIDRQPAEAMAAIEQAINKALDEVRAIVRDWQPMKDKALALADDLGKRQLPVDDASRKEAQEFLRWAADNHFTFFGYREYRVEKQGKEEVLAPLNDTGLGLMRGKDKSAARPVKTLAAQGLNATSGLKDALILTKTNARSRVHRAGYMDYIGVLEFDAKGKIIGEQRFLGLFTSSAYNRRPWEIPLVRQRHEHVMKQSGLAPASHSGKALRHILETLPREELFQSSEDELFRTAMGVLGLQERVRSRLFLRRDKYSRFISALVYLPRERFNTDVRLRIEAMLKEALHGEYVDSSVVPGESPLAQVHLIVRPKPGEMLDVDTAELEQKLAQVLRNWQDDLREALVTRHGESEGLRIAARIGKALPAGYIEDNSTAVAANDVSQLDALTGPDDLRLSLQAVPRESGDGLRLKLYRQLDDIPLSDALPMMENMGLRVIAERPYRLSVDNAPVYVQDFEVESTAGAIDAASVDEAFGETFARVWHGDAENDGFNRLVLAAGLHWRQVAMLRGYCKYLLQTGVPFSQAYVEGTFARYPLLARLLVELFEARFDPATGHESKEDIAAGQAQLKAHLDVLAAGDDATLKVLKTVVDARKGDRDAQMQAARDALLKLMDRVSSLDEDRILRSFMGVIDATLRTSYYQTDANGQHGHVISFKFDSALVPDLPKPRPYREIFVYGPRVEGTHLRFGAVARGGLRWSDRREDFRTEVLGLVKAQMVKNTVIVPVGAKGGFFAKTPPVNGDRDAIFANGVACYKLFIQGLLDITDNIVNNKIVPPVDVVRHDMDDPYLVVAADKGTATFSDIANGLAIAHGFWMGDAFASGGSVGYDHKGMGITARGAWESVKRHFRALGRDSQSQDFTAVGVGDMSGDVFGNGMLLSRHIRLVAAFDHRHIFLDPNPDAATTFVERERLFTVPRSSWADYDAKLISKGGGIYPRSLKSIEITPQVREALGLDDNVKALSPNDLMSAILKAPVDLLWNGGIGTYVKAASEQHSDVGDRANNALRVNGGELRCKVVGEGGNLGMTQLGRIEAAQAGVLLNTDFIDNSAGVDTSDHEVNIKILLNDVVRAKKLTVEQRNKLLASMTDEVAELVLNDNYRQNQALSLMERMAVKRLGSKQHFIRTLEQQGLLDRQIEFLPSDAELSQRKARGQGLTRPELSVLLSYSKLVAFAQLLDSDIPEDPYLSKELQRYFPTPLQKKYADAMERHRLKREIIATAVTNQTINRMGATFLMRMQEDTGRSIAEVAKAYTISRETLDARALWAQIDALDGKVPESVQIDALEVIWKLQRSFVRWLLSRPGAMPGITEAVNRYQGPFNDIRVASGVLPDSQRPTYEALVAEWKEKGLPSALAQQLAELHFLEPAFDIIELARTRKLKPVDVSKVHFRLGDALQLPWLFEQVDALEVNGRWHAVARGVLRDELAANHRNLAGQVLGTKGSSAEAKVAAWMGRDDNSLRFTLAMLAELAEQKTLDYPTVSVAVQRLGQLAAHGA
- a CDS encoding multidrug efflux RND transporter permease subunit, whose amino-acid sequence is MPKFFIEHPVFAWVVAILISLSGVIAILNLGVESYPNIAPPQVTVSATYPGASADTTEKSVTQVIEQQLTGIDHLLYFSSSSASNGRAQITLTFETGTDPDIAQVQVQNKVSLATPRLPSEVTQQGVVVAKANAGFLMVIALQSDTPAINRDALNDIVGSRVLDQVSRIPGVGSTQQFGSEYAMNIWLNPEKMQGYGLSASQVLAAVRAQNVQFAAGALGSDPSPEGQHFTATVSAEGRFSSPQEFENIILRANPDGSRVLLKDIARVAFGANNYGFDTQYNGKPTGAFAIQLLPGANALNVADAVRAKMDELQPSFPSGVTWFSPYDSTTFVKISIQEVVKTLFEAVFLVFLVMLIFLQNFRATLIPTLVIPVALLGTFLGMWMIGFTINQLTLFAMVLAIGIVVDDAIVVIENVERIMTEEGLAPKPATQKAMTQITGAVVAITVVLAAVFIPSALQGGAAGEIYKQFALTIAISMAFSAFLALGFTPALCATFLKPTHNDNPNIIYRTFNKYYDKISHTYVGHITSAVRHAPRWMILFVVLTALCGFLFTRMPGSFLPEEDQGYALAIVQLPPGSTKGQTNEVFAQMRGILEKQDGYEGMLQVAGFSFVGSGENVGMGFIRLKPWEERKFTAPEFIQNMNGAFYGIKEAQIFVVNLPTVQGLGQFGGFDMWLQDRSGAGYEQLTQARNILLGQAAQKPDHLVGVRPNGLENAPQLQLHVDRVQAQSMGMSVSDVYSTIQLMLAPVYVNDFFYEGRIKRVTMQADGPYRTGQESLKSFYSPSSLTANADGTNAMIPLNTVVKSEWVSAPPSLSRYNGYSAINIVGSQAPGTSSGEAMQTMEGIVNDDLPAGFGYDWSGMSYQEILAGNAATLLLVLSIVVVFLCLAALYESWSIPVAVLLVVPLGVLGALGLSMLRGLPNDLFFKIGLITVIGLAAKNAILIVEFAVEQRAAGKNLRDATIEAARLRFRPILMTSFAFIMGVIPMAISTGAGANSRHAIGTGVIGGMLFATLLGLLMIPVFFVVVRRMLGDKLDEPSKEFLERQRDAESAHRPDR
- a CDS encoding TetR/AcrR family transcriptional regulator; the protein is MNPAYLPVALDARDERVFDAVRELLAQQGMQMSMEAVAQHAGCSKQTLYSRYGSKQDLLRRVMQRHVGHATGAMVRALRTDDLRASLLQFATDFLEHFNQPHVGQACRLIAADAAQFPEEARTLYRHGAGALTLHLAEWIETVCMRGQLRHDDPHFMAELLLSMIAGQDFDKQRFHTPHRDDALLRRRWAEFSVDSFLRAFAPQPLPAPPTNQPRSSS